The Pleuronectes platessa chromosome 11, fPlePla1.1, whole genome shotgun sequence genome includes a window with the following:
- the ccdc88c gene encoding protein Daple isoform X2 gives MDVTLSELLATFMESPLVVWVRLLGPLGSCDDVGSEERVSMFMELVDGVFLHKIMTHIDPSPSNQRLNKNVNNDMSLRLHNLTVLTRHIRTFYQENLQQLIVMPLPNILYIAKDPISAKSMEELKRMLLLILGCAVQCERKEEMIEKIKLLNIETQAAIVSHIQEVTHNQLNVLDLSWLEEGAELVREELEPLSRNMATSLQQLIDQRDKASEVILDLTQERDYLFSQQPQEGCRNLGMSSPQREQSAGGVGVNVGGSALTLTKEERQHLSVELADTKAKLRKYRQELEEKTEQLMDSKHEGERLDQELQKLKQENQSLSCEARSARVYRDEVDSLREKASRVDRLETELTRCKEKLNDVHFYKTRVEELREDNFTLMETKMLLEEQLSASRGRFEKLHTLEKDNLLLRSKIHDLEMERDNERQRLEELVEENMLLEIGQKQSMNESAHLGWELEQLSKNHDNTKTESRKSLVHELNECVSSRVLKLEKENRELQSSIDRLKEDNHLLQEQQLYTQELDRENQSLSKKLERMQGLLDQERLTNQDMESLGEEILKEKQSLERDMHVLRAEKDQLISELESEKHHLSDAVMSLQERAQSNSEARVREVETDNRLLHQSITDTSSRLASLETQLKVSHEEAERLREKAGRCEEAEREAIRLERSRDTVNREVVSLRACSERSEALEKQVSSFEQEVHRLKRETDEAQQQLQHLKRHEVENSLLSKENLDLRCSMENLRSSSARLATLQEEHTEIQRETQELNRRLEEVREEAQTERKRAERLEVNMATLNQEKHRLEEELERSKDEREEVERKRQETQSRMEEWRREVEDLKEERKRREEGDKERRKLQLDLEQSEKGRKHLEKESLKIRTLLEGKETELEERVRLLATIEKEGGALSKEVDRLKEVAVKAKELERENKDLHKQATIDKRTLATLREELVSEKLSVQQQSVELERLNEELEKIGLNRDKLLQQEHTLEDRYRLLESRLEETVQQTMKIKEEKIFTLEKKLHESHTLNATLRAERANGHTTVSALSHKQKEEENQISQQRFGFDQGQRSATAELLRIKDHLIDVEKKNASFQTETTLLKEQLKQLENQNNSLNNQIVALQRHTTTLQEQNSSLHTQTAKLQVENSTLSSQSASLMAQNAVLQGQVTALETEVESWQRQREEAWRARESVLSDHERLLSVHERQAHEYEQLISQHAALKYKQRALESEQRTLHSKHCVLLQQKEKWDEQAGHGQKEKEELNQEIQKNRLLQQENLQLKTEVDRLTESQSQHSEKSEGLQQRMNELRKSLSSAQLEESQWKAQYDSLMEQHQGLDLTMTKLDNHCELLSRLKGNLEEENHHLLSQINLLSQQNHTLLERSMESKELYHQEQKLYIDKLNTLRRQKEKLEEKIMDQYKFYDPTPKKRSQWSGAKALVNLIKPRKDSSRDRGGDRDKEGVKEKDRAKSAPDIPLPAPPPLLPPETPPPLPQRLGSDTQEVGHAHSSLNNHISSPGLGSQSPAPLTPIRGLTDRSHRVFQSSTPGGSSESVNGEDGHGQGQTYKTLSSTPSHHLSSLGLSNNSSSRIGPGPSRRSRGLLLNEDSCHNTSDSVFGHHGNIGGRPGSADFSHNTSSSNSPVNCRDSLDCPGRSASLSSDDIMGLSRSQQTLSRSSTLPYDHSPQRAQPQRGGGVRTKIRSSSPGSEMVSLEEFLQESNLKSPPMVSTGSKEDLMTDYFTRSPAASVPTIRDQVAPTSFVSPTVQTSNQRPGQSVKPSPRQPVGQSPSSCPPLGQRTSQSLSRAFSLASADLLRSSGPDSFRGNEASPGQPDVVVRRQGGCVNGRERPLSARLAGPTKQIGDGSFLNQPIHHSSSLNLQTERYKERERESGRTPSSQNGPPSSSSFHNHEVAMVTPSRAVPAKLPNEASEQGEVLREGQSDDSSHLKKESETPTCSSAERPKSTPASPDPNNDPQTVWYEYGCV, from the exons GTTACCCATAACCAACTGAATGTACTCGACCTCTCCTGGCTGGAGGAGGGAGCAGAGCTTGTGCGTGAAGAGCTAGAGCCTCTGTCCCGTAACATGGCTACATCACTACAGCAACTGATTGACCAGAGGGACAAAGCCAGTGAG GTGATTTTGGATTTGACCCAGGAGAGGGATTACCTGTTCAGTCAGCAGCCCCAGGAAGGATGCAGGAACCTGGGCATGAGCAGCCCACAGCGAGAGCAGAGCGCTGGAGGTGTGGGAGTAAATGTTGGAGGATCAGCTCTGACTCTGACCAAAGAAGAGAGACAGCATCTCTCTGTGGAGCTTGCTGATACCAAGGCCAAGCTCCGCAAATACAGACAAGAACT cgAGGAAAAAACCGAGCAGCTGATGGATTCAAAGCATGAAGGGGAGCGTCTGGATCAGGAGTTACAGAAACTAAAACAAGAG AATCAGTCGCTATCTTGTGAGGCTCGCTCAGCCCGAGTGTATCGGGACGAAGTGGACTCTCTGAGGGAGAAAGCATCCAGGGTGGACAGGCTGGAGACTGAACTGACCAGATGTAAAGAAAAGCTCAATGATGTTCACTTCTACAAGACCAGAGTAGAG GAGCTTCGTGAGGACAACTTTACTCTGATGGAGACAAAGATGTTGCTGGAAGAGCAGCTGTCAGCCTCTAGGGGGCGTTTTGAAAAACTTCACACTCTGGAGAAAGACAACCTTTTACTACGATCTAAGATACACGATCTGGAAATG GAGAGGGACAATGAACGTCAGAGGCTGGAAGAACTTGTGGAGGAGAACATGCTGCTGGAGATTGGACAGAAACAGAGTATGAACGAGTCAGCTCATCTCGGCTGGGAGCTGGAGCAGCTGAGCAAAAACCATGACAACACTAAGACAGAGA gtcgtAAGTCACTGGTCCATGAGCTTAACGAGTGTGTTTCCAGTCGAGTGTTGAAGCTTGAGAAGGAAAACCGGGAGCTCCAGTCCTCTATAGACAGACTGAAGGAAGACAAtcacctcctgcaggagcagcagctctacaCCCAGGAGCTGGACAGGGAGAACCAGAGTTTGAGCAAGAAG tTGGAGCGTATGCAGGGCTTATTGGACCAGGAGAGACTGACAAATCAGGACATGGAATCTCTGGGGGAGGAAATTTTGAAGGAAAAGCAGAGTCTGGAGAGAGATATGCATGTTCTGAGGGCAGAGAAGGATCAGCTG ATCTCGGAGTTGGAGAGTGAGAAGCATCACCTGTCTGATGCGGTGATGTCCCTTCAGGAGCGTGCACAGTCCAACAGTGAGGCAAGAGTCCGTGAGGTGGAAACAGACAACCGTTTACTGCACCAGAGCATCACCGATACCAGCTCCCGATTGGCCAGCTTGGAAACTCAACTCAAAGTATCACATGAGGAAGCAGAGCGGCTGAGGGAGAAGGCAGGAAGGTGCGAGGAGGCGGAGAGAGAGGCAATAAGGCTGGAGCGGAGCAGGGACACTGTGAACAgagaa GTGGTGTCTCTGCGGGCATGCAGCGAGCGGTCAGAGGCGCTTGAGAAACAGGTGTCCTCATTTGAGCAGGAGGTGCACCGACTGAAGAGGGAGACAGATGAAGCCCAGCAACAGCTGCAGCACCTGAAAAGGCACGAGGTAGAGAACAGCCTGCTGTCAAAAGAGAACCTTGACCTCCGCTGCTCAATGGAAAACCTGCGCTCCTCATCCGCTCGTCTAGCTACCCTGCAGGAGGAGCATACAGAAatccagagagagacacaggagctGAATAGGAGGCTTGaagaggtcagagaggaggcacaaacagagaggaagagggcagAAAGGCTGGAGGTGAACATGGCAACTCTGAATCAGGAGAAGCATCGATTAGAAGAGGAACTAGAGAGGAGtaaagatgagagggaggaggtagagaggaagagacaggagACGCAGAGCAGGATGGAGGAATGGAGAAGGGAAGTAGAGGACCTGAAAGAGGAGCGtaaaaggagggaggaaggagacaaggagaggaggaagctaCAACTGGACCTGGAGCAGTCAGAGAAGGGCAGAAAGCACCTTGAGAAGGAGAGCTTGAAGATCAGAACTCTGCTGGAGGGAAAAGAGACAGAACTTGAGGAGAGGGTAAGACTATTGGCTACAATTGAAAAGGAAGGCGGAGCGCTGAGTAAGGAAGTGGACAGGCTGAAGGAGGTGGCAGTCAAAGCCAAAGAGCTGGAGCGGGAGAACAAGGATCTACACAAACAGGCGACTATTGACAAGAGAACTCTGGCTACactgagagag GAGCTGGTGTCAGAGAAGTTGAGTGTTCAGCAGCAGAGTGTTGAGTTAGAAAGACTCAATGAAGAACTGGAGAAGATTGGACTGAACAGAGACAAACTACTGCAGCAGGAGCACACCCTGGAAGACAG GTACAGGCTGCTGGAGTCTCGGCTGGAGGAAACTGTCCAACAGACAATGAAGATTAAGGAGGAGAAAATATTCACTCTGGAAAAGAAGCTACATGAGAGCCACACACTCAACGCTACGTTACGTGCTGAACGAGCTAAT GGTCACACGACAGTTTCTGCCCTGAGTCATaaacagaaggaggaagaaaaccAAATCTCCCAGCAGCGATTCGGTTTTGaccagggtcaaaggtcagccaCTGCTGAGCTTCTACGAATCAAAGATCATCTTATTGATGTGGAAAAGAAA AATGCCTCCTTTCAAACAGAGACCACTCTGTTGAAGGAGCAGCTTAAACAGCTGGAGAACCAGAACAATTCTCTTAACAACCAGATAGTGGCGCTGCAGCGACATACCACCACACTGCAGGAACAGAACTCatccctacacacacagactgcaaAGCTGCAG GTGGAGAACTCTACACTCTCTTCCCAGAGTGCATCTCTCATGGCCCAGAATGCTGTGCTGCAAGGCCAAGTCACTGCCTTGGAGACAGAGGTAGAGTCGTGGCAGCGACAGCGTGAGGAGGCGTGGCGGGCTCGGGAAAGTGTGCTCAGTGACCACGAACGCCTTCTGAGCGTCCATGAGAGGCAAGCGCACGAGTATGAGCAGCTTATCAGTCAGCACGCTGCACTGAAATACAAACAGAGGGCGCTAGAGAGTGAACAAAGGACTCTGCACAGCAA GCATTGCGTTTTGCTGCAGCAGAAGGAGAAGTGGGATGAACAGGCAGGGCATGGtcagaaagagaaggaagaacTTAACCAAGAGATCCAGAAGAATCGGCTACTGCAGCAAGAGAATCTGCAGCTAAAAACAGAAGTGGACAG ATTGAcagagagccaatcacagcactcAGAGAAGAGTGAAGGACTTCAGCAGAGAATGAACGAACTTAGGAAGTCATTAAGCTCTGCCCAGCTGGAGGAGAGTCAATGGAAGGCACAATACGATTCACTGATGGAACAACACCAGGGCCTGGATCTTACCATGACCAAACTAGACAACCACTGTGAG CTGCTGAGTCGACTGAAAGGGAACCTGGAAGAGGAGAACCACCACCTCCTGAGTCAGATCAACCTGCTGAGTCAGCAGAACCACACCCTGCTTGAGAGGAGCATGGAGAGCAAAGAGCTCTATCACCAGGAGCAGAAACTATACAT TGACAAGTTGAATACTCTTCGTCGGCAAAAGGAGAAACTAGAAGAAAAGATCATGGACCAATACAAGTTCTACGACCCAACACCTAAAAA gaggAGTCAGTGGTCTGGAGCCAAAGCTTTAGTCAACCTGATCAAACCCAGGAAGGACAGCAGCAGGGATAGAGGGGGCGACCGGGACAAGGAAGGGGTCAAGGAGAAAGACCGAGCAAAGAGTGCCCCAGACATCCCGCTACCTGCCCCACCCCCACTCCTCCCCCCCGAGACGCCGCCCCCTCTTCCCCAGCGGTTGGGAAGTGACACGCAAGAGGTGGGCCACGCTCACAGTAGTCTAAACAACCACATCAGCAGCCCCGGCCTTGGGTCCCAGAGTCCAGCGCCACTGACACCCATCAGAG GTTTGACTGACAGGAGCCACAGAGTTTTCCAGAGCAGTACACCAGGAGGCAGCAGTGAGAGTGTCAATGGAGAAGATGGACACGGACAAG GTCAGACCTATAAAACTCTGAGCTCCACTCCGAGCCACCACTTGTCCTCACTGGGCCTAAGCAACAATTCCAGCTCCAGAATTGGACCAGGCCCTAGCCGCAGATCCAGAG GTCTGTTACTTAATGAAGACTCTTGCCACAATACATCTGACTCTGTGTttggtcaccatggcaacatTGGAGGTCGCCCAGGATCGGCAGACTTTAGCCACAACACCTCCAGCTCCAACTCACCTGTGAATTGCAGAG aCTCACTGGATTGTCCGGGGCGCTCAGCCAGCCTCTCAAGTGACGATATCATGGGTCTCAGCCGATCACAGCAGACTCTGTCGCGTAGCTCCACCCTCCCATACGACCACTCACCCCAGAGGGCCCAACCTCAACGTGGAGGCGGAGTTAGAACCAAGATAAGGTCATCATCACCTGGAAGTGAGATGGTGTCGCTGGAGGAGTTTTTACAGGAGAGCAACTTGAAGTCACCTCCTATG gtcTCTACAGGAAGCAAGGAAGACTTGATGACTGACTATTTCACCAGAAGTCCTGCCGCCTCAGTTCCCACTATCAGAGATCAGGTGGCTCCAACCAGCTTTGTCTCGCCCACTGTACAAACATCCAACCAGAGGCCAGGCCAGAGCGTGAAGCCTTCCCCTCGCCAACCAGTGGGCCAGTCGCCATCCTCATGCCCGCCCCTCGGCCAGAGAACCAGCCAATCATTGAGCCGTGCCTTCAGCTTGGCCTCAGCTGATTTGCTGCGTTCTAGTGGACCAGACAGTTTCCGCGGAAATGAGGCCTCTCCTGGCCAACCAGATGTGGTAGTTCGACGGCAAGGAGGATGTGTAAACGGGAGAGAACGGCCACTCTCTGCCCGTCTGGCTGGTCCAACGAAACAAATTGGAGATGGCAGCTTCCTAAACCAACCCATTCACCACTCATCCTCTCTGAATCTGCAGACGGAGAGATACaaagagcgagaaagagagagcgggagGACTCCTTCATCCCAGAATGGCCCTCCCTCGTCCTCTTCCTTTCATAACCATGAGGTCGCCATGGTTACTCCCTCCAGGGCTGTGCCAGCAAAACTGCCTAATGAGGCCTCTGAGCAAGGGGAGGTGTTAAGAGAGGGACAGTCAGATGACTCCTCCCActtaaagaaagaaagtgagacCCCGACATGTAGCTCTGCTGAACGCCCAAAAAGCACACCAGCATCCCCTGACCCCAACAACGACCCCCAAACAGTGTGGTATGAGTACGGTTGTGTCTAA